The Brachyspira hyodysenteriae ATCC 27164 genome includes a window with the following:
- the pfkB gene encoding 1-phosphofructokinase — MIYTLTLNPAIDYYIDMNNFEEGELNKVNNAYTLAGGKGINVSKVLKNFNIDSVALGFCGGFTGDYIKKHIKEYGIKENFIYLEEDTRINIKLKTSKTESEIAGKSPNISKEKVNELLNYIKNNIKENDILVLSGSVPNSIESSIYKDIISSANKNMKVILDARDEAFKFGLKEKVFLTKPNKKELGEYFNKKIESTEDIIKYARELIKEGSENVIVSLGKDGSVLITKDEAYIGNAPEGKLISSVGAGDSMVAGIVYGISNNLNIIDAYKYAIASGSSTACSEGLSTFENMKKFLEKVEIKKIN, encoded by the coding sequence ATGATATATACTTTAACATTAAACCCGGCTATAGACTATTATATAGACATGAATAACTTTGAAGAAGGAGAATTAAACAAAGTTAATAATGCCTATACATTAGCCGGAGGAAAAGGAATAAATGTTTCTAAAGTTTTAAAAAATTTTAATATTGATTCTGTTGCTTTAGGATTCTGCGGAGGCTTTACAGGAGATTATATAAAAAAGCATATTAAAGAATACGGAATTAAAGAAAACTTTATTTATTTAGAAGAAGATACAAGAATCAATATAAAATTAAAAACAAGTAAAACAGAAAGTGAAATAGCAGGAAAATCGCCTAATATTTCAAAAGAAAAAGTTAATGAACTTTTAAATTATATAAAAAATAATATAAAAGAAAATGATATATTAGTATTATCAGGAAGTGTTCCTAATTCTATAGAAAGCAGTATATATAAAGATATAATATCAAGTGCAAATAAAAATATGAAGGTAATACTTGATGCAAGAGATGAGGCATTCAAATTCGGATTAAAAGAAAAAGTATTTCTCACAAAACCTAATAAAAAAGAGTTAGGAGAATATTTCAATAAGAAAATAGAATCTACAGAAGATATCATAAAATATGCTAGAGAATTAATAAAAGAAGGAAGTGAAAATGTTATAGTTTCTCTAGGCAAAGATGGTTCCGTACTTATAACAAAAGATGAAGCATATATTGGAAATGCTCCTGAAGGAAAATTAATAAGTTCTGTAGGTGCGGGGGATTCTATGGTTGCAGGTATAGTTTACGGCATAAGCAATAATTTAAATATAATAGATGCTTATAAATATGCTATAGCAAGCGGAAGTTCTACTGCATGCTCTGAAGGATTGAGTACATTTGAAAACATGAAAAAATTTCTAGAAAAAGTAGAAATAAAAAAAATTAATTAA
- a CDS encoding PTS fructose transporter subunit IIABC: MLKDVITLDCINIDLKGKTKMEIIDEMVDILYNNGKLNDREKYKQEILKRESQSSTGMEEGIAIPHGKTNAVKIPTVAIGISKQGVDYESLDGKPSHLFFMIAAPENSNDSHIELLSKITTMLLEDDIREALLNVKSKEEVLDILIKNAEKDNENSSLNQESSSSNNSYQVLAVTACPTGIAHTYMAADALLKKGKELGITIKVETNGSSGVKNELTKDEIKNAKGIIVAADKNVAMERFAGKNVDIVGVKEAIKDPERLINNAVNQTAPIYHSNEDNSQASNKFAKKPKTGVYKHLMSGVSNMLPFVVGGGILIAFSFMFGINASNPNDPSYNAFAKLLNDIGGGNAFFLMVPVMAAFIGMSIADRPGFAPAMVGGLISLNSGGGFLGGLIGGFLGGYITLLFKKIFSKLPESLEGIKPVLLYPLFGIFFTGAIMYLFIVDPIAAINSGLSDFLKNLGTGNLIFLGALLGAMMSTDMGGPINKAAFTFGIAMIASGQYAPHAAVMAGGMVPPLGIALATTIFKNKFTADERDAGKTCYVMGLSFITEGAIPFAASDPIRVIPSCIIGAAISGALTMAFHIELRAPHGGIFVLPIVNNPIMYLLAIVIGSVITAVLLGFIKKPVEN, translated from the coding sequence ATGCTAAAAGATGTTATAACTTTAGATTGTATTAATATTGATCTAAAGGGAAAAACTAAAATGGAAATTATAGATGAAATGGTAGATATTCTCTATAATAATGGTAAATTAAATGACAGAGAAAAGTATAAACAAGAAATACTAAAAAGAGAATCTCAAAGCTCAACAGGTATGGAAGAAGGAATAGCAATACCGCATGGTAAAACTAATGCAGTAAAAATTCCTACTGTTGCAATAGGTATTTCAAAACAGGGTGTTGATTATGAATCATTAGACGGAAAGCCTTCTCATTTATTTTTTATGATAGCAGCTCCTGAAAATTCAAATGATTCTCATATAGAATTATTATCAAAAATAACTACTATGCTTCTTGAAGATGATATAAGAGAGGCACTTCTAAATGTAAAAAGCAAAGAAGAAGTTTTGGATATATTAATAAAAAATGCTGAAAAAGATAATGAAAACTCATCATTAAATCAGGAAAGCAGCAGCAGTAATAATTCATATCAAGTATTAGCAGTAACAGCTTGCCCTACAGGAATAGCACATACTTATATGGCTGCTGATGCCTTGCTTAAAAAAGGTAAAGAACTCGGCATCACTATCAAAGTAGAAACTAACGGTTCAAGCGGTGTTAAAAATGAACTTACAAAAGATGAAATAAAAAATGCAAAAGGTATAATAGTAGCTGCTGATAAAAATGTTGCTATGGAAAGATTTGCAGGAAAGAATGTTGATATAGTAGGAGTAAAAGAGGCTATAAAAGATCCTGAAAGATTAATAAACAATGCTGTAAATCAAACTGCTCCTATATATCATAGCAATGAAGACAACAGTCAGGCTTCAAATAAATTTGCTAAGAAACCAAAAACAGGTGTATATAAACATTTGATGTCAGGGGTATCAAATATGCTTCCATTTGTTGTAGGCGGAGGTATATTAATAGCATTTTCATTTATGTTCGGTATTAATGCAAGCAATCCAAATGATCCTTCATACAATGCATTTGCCAAACTTTTAAATGATATAGGCGGCGGAAATGCATTCTTCCTAATGGTTCCTGTAATGGCTGCATTCATTGGTATGAGTATAGCTGACAGACCAGGATTTGCTCCTGCTATGGTTGGAGGATTAATATCATTAAATAGCGGCGGCGGATTTTTAGGCGGTTTAATAGGAGGTTTTTTAGGCGGATATATAACTCTTTTATTTAAGAAAATATTCAGCAAATTGCCTGAAAGTTTGGAAGGAATTAAGCCTGTTTTACTATATCCTTTATTCGGTATATTCTTTACTGGTGCAATAATGTATTTATTCATTGTTGATCCAATAGCTGCTATTAATTCAGGACTTTCTGATTTCTTAAAGAATTTAGGAACAGGAAATTTAATATTCTTAGGTGCTTTACTTGGTGCTATGATGTCAACTGATATGGGAGGCCCTATAAATAAAGCTGCTTTCACTTTCGGTATAGCTATGATAGCTTCAGGACAATATGCTCCTCATGCTGCAGTTATGGCTGGCGGAATGGTTCCTCCTTTAGGAATAGCATTGGCTACTACAATATTTAAAAATAAATTCACAGCCGATGAAAGAGATGCTGGAAAAACTTGCTATGTTATGGGACTTTCATTTATAACTGAAGGAGCGATACCATTTGCTGCATCAGATCCTATAAGAGTAATTCCTTCTTGTATAATAGGTGCTGCAATCTCTGGTGCTTTGACTATGGCTTTTCATATAGAACTTAGAGCTCCTCATGGAGGAATATTTGTTCTTCCTATAGTTAATAATCCTATAATGTACTTACTTGCTATTGTGATAGGTTCTGTAATCACTGCTGTTTTACTTGGATTTATTAAGAAACCTGTAGAAAATTAA
- a CDS encoding peptide ABC transporter substrate-binding protein, whose product MKKIFILFMIFISFIISCSNNKSEDGISIFINTGPEPNTIDPSINVTSDAIFYLMHTFEGLLEKDMNGKLIPGVAESWEISEDGLTYTFKLRTNSKWTDGKTVVAGDFVYSWQRVVDPATGSQYGYQHEPVKNAKAITAGDMPKESLGIKAIDDYTLEVQLEAPTAYFLELLTFPTFYPLRKDIIEQYGDEWTLNADTYIGNGAFKLIERNRDESLVMVKNTNYWNIEDIVPDKITFVLMENETASVAGVKAGSLHFARSFPRQDIKTLQNEGLIVIKPRISSYYYCLNLTNEILKDVRVRRALSLAIDRNYIVEQITRGGEKPAGALVPFGISDYEGDFRENGGEYIDITKDGYVKNVEEAKKLMAEAGYPNGEGFPVMEFKADPGLHVKIFEAVQQMWKENLGIDVTLTQEEWAVFLQTRYDRNITMARGAWNGDFDDPVNFMALCLSYSPNNYSVYSNKAYDDMINEVMLSGDQKFRMQTMHKAEEMLMREEAIIPIYYYTEPLLVSPKLKDVYYDSLGFHKFHHCYLE is encoded by the coding sequence ATGAAAAAAATATTTATTTTATTTATGATTTTTATATCATTTATAATATCATGTTCTAATAATAAATCAGAAGATGGTATATCTATATTTATTAATACAGGACCTGAACCAAACACTATAGATCCTAGTATAAATGTAACTTCAGATGCAATATTTTATTTGATGCATACATTTGAGGGATTGCTAGAGAAGGATATGAATGGAAAATTGATTCCAGGAGTTGCTGAGAGTTGGGAGATAAGCGAAGACGGACTTACTTATACATTCAAGCTTAGAACTAATTCTAAATGGACAGACGGAAAAACAGTTGTTGCTGGTGATTTTGTATATTCTTGGCAAAGAGTTGTTGATCCTGCTACAGGCAGTCAATATGGATATCAGCATGAGCCTGTAAAAAATGCTAAAGCAATAACTGCAGGAGATATGCCTAAAGAAAGTTTAGGTATAAAAGCAATAGATGATTATACTTTGGAAGTTCAGTTAGAAGCTCCTACAGCATATTTTTTAGAACTTTTAACTTTCCCTACATTTTATCCGCTTAGAAAGGATATTATAGAACAATACGGAGATGAATGGACTTTAAATGCTGATACTTATATAGGAAACGGAGCTTTCAAACTTATAGAAAGAAACAGAGATGAAAGCCTTGTAATGGTAAAAAATACTAATTATTGGAATATAGAAGATATAGTTCCTGATAAAATAACATTTGTTCTTATGGAAAATGAAACTGCTTCTGTTGCAGGTGTCAAAGCTGGTTCTTTGCATTTTGCAAGATCTTTCCCAAGACAGGATATAAAGACACTTCAAAATGAAGGACTTATAGTAATAAAGCCTAGAATATCATCATATTATTACTGCTTAAATTTAACTAATGAAATATTAAAAGATGTAAGAGTAAGAAGAGCATTATCTCTTGCTATTGACAGAAATTATATAGTAGAGCAGATTACAAGAGGCGGAGAGAAACCTGCGGGGGCTTTAGTTCCTTTCGGAATATCAGACTATGAAGGAGATTTCAGAGAAAACGGAGGAGAATATATAGATATAACTAAAGACGGATATGTTAAGAATGTAGAAGAAGCCAAAAAATTGATGGCTGAGGCAGGATATCCTAATGGAGAAGGTTTTCCTGTTATGGAGTTTAAAGCAGATCCTGGATTACATGTAAAAATATTTGAAGCTGTTCAGCAGATGTGGAAAGAAAATCTTGGTATTGATGTAACTTTAACTCAGGAAGAATGGGCTGTATTTTTGCAGACAAGATATGATAGAAATATAACTATGGCTAGGGGAGCTTGGAATGGAGATTTTGATGATCCTGTAAACTTTATGGCTTTATGTTTGAGTTATTCTCCTAATAATTACAGTGTTTATAGTAATAAGGCTTATGATGATATGATAAATGAGGTTATGCTTTCAGGAGATCAGAAATTCAGGATGCAGACTATGCATAAAGCAGAGGAAATGCTAATGAGAGAAGAAGCTATAATACCCATATATTATTATACAGAACCTTTACTTGTATCTCCTAAATTAAAAGATGTTTATTATGATTCTCTAGGATTTCATAAATTCCATCATTGTTATTTAGAATAG
- a CDS encoding peptide ABC transporter substrate-binding protein, which translates to MFKKYYIFIIILMSVTISCTKIEETINHSAPSGKYFSLLINIGQEPYTMDPSKNVTGDSLIYLNHIFEGLVSKDKDGKIIPAAAQSWNISSDGLVYTFNLRQDAYWSDGNPVLAKDFVYSFRRLFDPNTKSKFAYQYNFINNSKNILNGEMETKYLGVEAIDDYTLEIVLDMPLTYFLEILSYPTFYPLREDIINLYKDNWTENPDTFIGNGPFKVVDRKIGEVIIMEKNEFYWNNKEVIPSRLEFILKNDPQYSLNSMKNGLLHFSRNFPIEHIISLQRAGYIHSVPRISTYFYFLNTTNKALSDINVRKALSLAIDRNYIVENITKNGERPAAAFVPYGIPGFFGDFRENGGDYIDIDQKNYENNIKEAKRFMILAGYPNGNGFPVMTLKTTYGVHKNIFEAIQKMWKENLGIEVNIEELELSDLFNQRFDKNFEIASGGWNGDFNDPINFLSVFLSTSPNNNSLYSNKRYDDLIKTATLITDLSHRMMTMHKAEELLINDMAIIPIYFSTEPILVSPKLKGVLYDSMGQHSFVKAYLED; encoded by the coding sequence ATGTTTAAAAAATATTATATTTTCATAATTATTTTGATGTCTGTAACTATATCTTGTACAAAAATAGAAGAAACTATTAATCATAGTGCTCCTTCAGGCAAGTATTTTTCATTGCTCATAAATATAGGACAAGAACCATATACTATGGATCCTAGTAAAAATGTAACAGGTGACAGTTTAATATATTTGAATCATATATTTGAAGGTTTAGTAAGTAAAGATAAAGACGGTAAAATCATACCGGCAGCTGCTCAAAGTTGGAATATAAGTTCTGATGGTCTTGTATATACATTTAATCTTAGACAAGATGCTTATTGGTCTGACGGCAATCCTGTTTTAGCAAAAGATTTTGTTTATTCTTTCAGAAGACTATTTGATCCTAATACTAAAAGTAAATTTGCATATCAATATAATTTTATTAATAATTCTAAAAATATTCTTAATGGTGAAATGGAAACTAAATATTTAGGTGTAGAAGCTATAGATGACTATACATTAGAAATAGTTTTGGATATGCCATTAACTTATTTTCTTGAAATTTTATCCTATCCTACATTTTATCCTTTGAGAGAGGATATAATAAATCTATATAAAGATAATTGGACTGAAAATCCTGATACTTTTATAGGAAACGGTCCATTTAAAGTTGTAGATAGAAAAATAGGTGAAGTTATTATAATGGAAAAAAATGAATTTTATTGGAATAATAAAGAAGTTATACCAAGCAGATTAGAGTTTATATTGAAAAATGATCCGCAATATTCTTTAAATTCTATGAAAAACGGATTGCTCCATTTCTCAAGAAACTTTCCTATAGAGCATATAATATCATTGCAAAGAGCCGGATATATACATAGTGTTCCTAGAATATCAACATATTTTTACTTTTTAAATACAACTAATAAAGCATTATCTGATATAAATGTAAGAAAGGCATTATCACTTGCAATTGATAGAAATTATATAGTTGAAAATATTACTAAAAATGGAGAAAGGCCGGCTGCTGCTTTTGTACCTTATGGTATACCTGGATTTTTTGGAGATTTTAGAGAAAATGGCGGAGACTATATAGACATAGATCAAAAAAATTATGAGAATAATATCAAAGAAGCAAAAAGATTTATGATACTTGCTGGGTATCCAAATGGAAATGGTTTTCCTGTAATGACTTTAAAAACTACTTATGGAGTACATAAAAATATATTTGAAGCAATACAAAAAATGTGGAAAGAAAATTTAGGTATTGAAGTAAATATAGAAGAATTAGAATTATCAGATTTATTTAATCAAAGATTCGATAAAAATTTTGAAATTGCAAGCGGAGGCTGGAATGGAGATTTTAATGATCCTATAAATTTCCTTTCTGTATTTTTAAGTACATCTCCTAATAATAATAGTCTTTATAGTAATAAAAGGTATGATGATTTGATAAAGACAGCTACATTAATTACTGATTTATCTCATAGAATGATGACTATGCATAAGGCTGAAGAATTATTAATTAATGATATGGCAATAATACCTATATATTTCTCTACTGAACCTATATTAGTATCACCGAAATTGAAGGGTGTTTTGTATGATTCTATGGGACAGCATAGTTTTGTGAAAGCATATTTAGAAGATTGA
- a CDS encoding PDC sensor domain-containing protein, which yields MNSKNSLNIKASLFVIIPTIIIIVISGIVAIIHTFNISKKDSLVTVEHISEVELLNMRDLINNELNYMKSIKLVAEELYSSNIKNRNIYENFMYKFSKKISKNVEAVFLIFLPNVIDNDSMYKNNSLYKNINGQFGIYMAKDENGNISRFSAENLYLKLSFIDDTIEKKEMCITPIYTIQTQNGYKQVQTCLMPIFSNDDEIIGVIGLDVSSDSMNFNKGENITTTLFDERGNIIYCNNDIEIIGENFTNLYHPYNNYNVLDIINSNESLIVEKYNFKNLNRYFHVIKPINLFDNVYWGIEVAIPSIMVLKNNYKIAIMIGIMVSIMIILIIIIVPNIINKKVIPVINFFNKTKVKSDYIFTDDKIIDMNTDEGKTIKYLNDIIEAVKGKIYYSKSEVLHEQHKSNSNYKFVNEASENSKSLSEESEELKNIIEYFKLIK from the coding sequence ATGAATAGCAAAAATAGTTTAAATATAAAAGCAAGTTTATTTGTTATAATACCTACAATAATAATAATAGTTATATCAGGCATTGTGGCCATTATACATACTTTTAATATTTCTAAAAAAGATTCATTAGTAACGGTAGAGCATATATCTGAAGTTGAATTATTAAATATGAGAGATTTAATTAATAATGAATTAAATTATATGAAAAGTATAAAACTTGTTGCTGAAGAATTATACAGCAGTAATATAAAAAATAGAAATATATACGAAAATTTTATGTATAAATTCTCTAAAAAAATAAGTAAAAATGTTGAGGCAGTTTTTTTAATATTTCTTCCAAATGTTATTGATAATGACAGTATGTATAAAAATAATAGTCTATATAAAAATATAAACGGACAATTTGGAATATACATGGCCAAAGATGAAAATGGTAATATATCAAGATTCAGCGCTGAAAATTTATATTTAAAATTATCATTTATAGATGATACAATAGAAAAAAAAGAGATGTGTATAACTCCTATATATACTATTCAGACACAAAACGGATACAAGCAAGTACAAACTTGTTTGATGCCTATATTTTCAAATGATGATGAAATTATAGGAGTAATTGGTTTGGATGTAAGTTCAGATAGTATGAATTTCAATAAAGGAGAAAATATTACAACTACTTTATTCGATGAAAGAGGAAATATTATTTACTGCAATAATGATATTGAAATTATAGGTGAAAATTTTACTAATTTATATCATCCTTATAATAATTACAATGTACTAGATATAATTAATTCTAATGAAAGTTTAATAGTAGAAAAATATAATTTTAAAAATTTAAATAGATATTTTCATGTTATAAAACCTATTAATCTATTTGATAATGTATATTGGGGAATTGAAGTAGCGATACCGTCAATTATGGTATTAAAAAATAATTATAAAATTGCTATAATGATTGGAATTATGGTTTCTATAATGATTATTTTAATAATAATTATAGTACCTAATATCATAAATAAGAAAGTAATACCTGTAATAAATTTTTTTAATAAAACTAAAGTTAAATCAGATTATATATTTACTGATGATAAAATTATAGATATGAATACAGATGAAGGCAAGACTATAAAATATTTAAATGATATTATTGAAGCAGTAAAAGGAAAAATTTATTATTCTAAATCAGAAGTGCTACATGAACAACATAAATCAAACAGCAATTATAAATTTGTAAATGAGGCTTCTGAAAACTCTAAATCACTTTCTGAGGAATCAGAAGAATTAAAAAATATTATAGAATATTTCAAACTAATAAAATAA
- a CDS encoding PDC sensor domain-containing protein: MNNKVSLNIKISLFILIPITIIILVFGVINTIYTYKMTKQMTLFIISQMAEKEVYEIESIINLELNYLNNVKYSVENLYNYNVRQRSLYEYLMNSLANEMSTNAVSVSLIFSDNAVDNDNMYINNPLYKDIEGRLGISFFKDKNNIDRINMDMSDLQFTYFDTIVETRKPYITKLNYYPILGKYMPMYTYSIPIFSKDGNVAAVSSLKISLENIIFYEDTNGFTISLFNENGDIMYCTTDIYSIGENITNLSDVYKSSDLENTIYSNNTILKESYNKKNSSKYFNFYKPLHIFDDLYWGIELAVDSKAEFFNHYEIIIMIWIIIAVTIILIFITVPFIINKRVLSIMNNLNDNITKIKEGDISWSVSENYLNMNDEIGDMSREIDNTVVYLNDLITAVKGSANKISENSNNISEFVYKINDLSNNNEMEQNQNSRIVSNVNENLKSLLEESRDLQKIIKYFRLRE, encoded by the coding sequence ATGAATAATAAAGTGAGTTTAAATATAAAAATAAGTTTATTTATTTTAATACCTATTACAATAATAATATTAGTATTTGGTGTTATAAATACAATATATACATATAAAATGACAAAACAAATGACATTATTTATAATATCTCAAATGGCTGAAAAAGAAGTATATGAAATAGAAAGTATTATTAACTTGGAATTAAATTATCTTAATAATGTAAAATATTCTGTAGAAAATCTATATAATTATAATGTAAGACAAAGAAGTTTATATGAATATCTAATGAATAGTCTTGCAAATGAAATGAGTACTAATGCTGTTTCTGTATCTTTAATCTTTTCGGATAATGCTGTTGATAACGATAATATGTATATTAATAATCCTCTTTATAAAGATATTGAAGGCAGATTGGGAATATCTTTTTTTAAAGATAAAAATAATATAGATAGAATCAATATGGATATGTCAGATTTGCAGTTCACTTATTTTGATACCATTGTAGAAACTAGAAAACCTTATATTACAAAATTGAATTATTATCCTATACTTGGAAAATATATGCCTATGTATACATACTCAATACCAATATTTTCCAAAGATGGTAATGTTGCGGCTGTATCCTCATTAAAAATATCTTTAGAGAATATAATTTTTTATGAAGATACAAACGGATTTACAATATCGCTATTTAATGAAAATGGTGATATTATGTACTGTACAACAGATATATATAGTATAGGAGAAAACATTACTAATTTATCAGATGTATATAAAAGCAGTGATTTAGAAAATACAATATATTCTAATAATACTATTTTGAAGGAATCATATAATAAAAAAAATTCAAGTAAATATTTCAATTTTTATAAGCCTCTTCATATTTTTGATGATTTATATTGGGGAATAGAATTAGCTGTTGATAGTAAGGCAGAATTCTTTAATCATTATGAAATTATAATAATGATATGGATTATTATAGCGGTAACAATTATTTTAATATTTATTACTGTACCATTTATTATTAATAAAAGGGTATTATCAATAATGAATAATTTAAATGATAATATTACAAAAATAAAGGAAGGCGATATATCTTGGAGCGTTTCTGAAAACTATTTAAATATGAATGATGAAATTGGAGATATGAGCAGAGAAATTGATAATACAGTAGTATATTTAAATGATTTGATTACTGCTGTAAAAGGAAGTGCTAATAAAATTTCTGAAAACTCAAATAATATATCTGAGTTTGTATATAAAATTAATGACTTAAGCAATAACAATGAAATGGAACAAAATCAAAATTCAAGGATTGTAAGTAATGTAAATGAAAATTTAAAGTCTCTTTTAGAAGAGTCAAGGGATTTACAAAAAATAATAAAATATTTTAGACTAAGAGAATAA
- a CDS encoding methyl-accepting chemotaxis protein, producing the protein MFKRVSLQIKISLIILIPLLIMIAISNIVNIIYVQNASTKLSYKILEEVAKGEGNQLTAVVKEDLYQITGLKYTIENMYNSGVMDRNAYEIVTKNFFGILPQTVVGVMLAFEPNIVGNDAAYSNVYPLTKGQQTYYISRSSGNNIEERALSANDINADYYTEPISKMKEYLSGIYDFDLGNNDVVKMYTWAIPIMYQNKPIGVITADIKIETLNPTMNNIKPFENSEGLLYDHYGNVLYDAGETENLGKNMYDLYSQYKNYNVFEKLSSGGTVSFENYTSYYKGKATYFFVPLEVSTGQYWILEIMASNKDIFKDSNIIRNVMIIISLLIIIIASIMIPIIIRNKVVRIIVFLSEDMQKISNGDISFRISPTFINMNDEWGDIAKSLDNIVNNLNKVVRTVKSAAERVSTEANQVLEGNNDLAQRTESQASSLEETAASMNQMASTIKESAESVAESTSMVSDAKESLNKAGAIVEDSVNKMNDVYEASTKIMDITKLIEDIAFQTNILALNASVEAARAGDQGRGFAVVASEVRNLAQNTQESVKSITALITDSNEKTNLASKSVKESKEIFEDISVKMDSASNIMDRINVASQEQQKGIEQVDFAITNMDSSVQKNAALVEEATAASQALLKEANELIDVIEYFKLQ; encoded by the coding sequence ATGTTTAAAAGAGTAAGTCTTCAAATAAAAATTAGTTTAATTATATTAATACCATTATTGATAATGATAGCAATATCAAATATAGTTAATATTATCTATGTACAGAATGCTAGTACTAAATTATCATATAAAATATTAGAAGAGGTTGCAAAGGGAGAAGGGAATCAATTAACTGCTGTAGTGAAAGAAGATCTCTATCAAATAACTGGATTAAAATATACAATAGAAAATATGTATAATTCAGGTGTTATGGATAGAAATGCTTATGAGATTGTAACTAAAAATTTTTTTGGAATACTTCCTCAAACAGTAGTTGGTGTTATGCTTGCTTTTGAGCCTAATATAGTTGGTAATGATGCGGCATACAGCAATGTTTATCCTTTAACAAAAGGACAGCAAACTTATTATATATCAAGATCATCTGGAAATAATATTGAGGAGAGGGCTTTATCTGCTAATGATATAAATGCTGATTATTATACAGAGCCTATATCAAAAATGAAAGAGTATTTATCAGGTATATATGATTTTGATTTAGGAAATAATGATGTAGTAAAAATGTATACTTGGGCTATACCTATAATGTATCAAAATAAACCTATAGGTGTTATAACTGCCGACATAAAAATAGAAACATTAAATCCTACTATGAATAATATAAAACCTTTTGAAAATTCAGAAGGATTATTGTATGATCATTATGGCAATGTATTGTATGATGCTGGGGAAACTGAAAATTTGGGTAAGAATATGTATGATTTATATTCTCAATATAAAAATTATAATGTATTTGAGAAATTGTCCAGCGGAGGTACAGTATCATTTGAAAATTATACTAGTTATTATAAAGGAAAAGCAACATATTTTTTTGTACCATTAGAAGTATCAACCGGACAATATTGGATACTTGAAATAATGGCTTCTAATAAAGATATTTTCAAAGACAGTAATATTATAAGAAATGTTATGATAATTATATCTCTTCTTATTATTATAATAGCATCTATAATGATACCTATTATAATTAGAAATAAGGTTGTAAGAATAATAGTATTCTTATCAGAAGATATGCAGAAAATTTCTAATGGAGATATATCATTCAGAATATCACCTACATTTATTAATATGAATGATGAATGGGGAGATATAGCTAAGAGTTTAGATAATATAGTTAATAATTTGAATAAAGTTGTAAGAACAGTAAAAAGTGCTGCTGAAAGGGTTTCTACCGAAGCAAATCAAGTTTTAGAAGGTAATAATGATTTAGCACAGAGAACAGAATCTCAGGCTTCAAGTCTGGAAGAAACAGCAGCATCTATGAATCAAATGGCTAGTACTATAAAGGAATCTGCAGAGAGTGTTGCAGAAAGTACTTCTATGGTATCAGATGCCAAAGAATCTTTGAATAAGGCTGGTGCTATAGTAGAGGATAGTGTTAATAAAATGAATGATGTATATGAAGCCAGCACTAAAATAATGGATATTACTAAACTTATAGAAGATATCGCTTTTCAAACTAATATACTTGCACTTAATGCTTCAGTAGAGGCGGCTCGTGCTGGAGATCAGGGACGAGGTTTTGCTGTAGTAGCTAGTGAAGTAAGAAATTTAGCACAGAATACTCAGGAATCAGTAAAAAGTATTACAGCTTTAATAACTGACAGTAATGAAAAAACTAATTTAGCTTCTAAAAGTGTAAAAGAATCTAAGGAAATATTTGAAGATATATCTGTAAAAATGGATAGTGCTTCTAATATAATGGATAGAATTAATGTAGCTTCTCAAGAGCAGCAGAAGGGAATAGAGCAGGTGGATTTTGCAATTACAAATATGGATTCTTCTGTACAAAAGAATGCAGCTTTAGTAGAGGAGGCCACAGCAGCTTCTCAGGCACTACTCAAGGAGGCTAATGAACTTATAGATGTTATTGAATACTTTAAATTGCAGTAA